From Mycoplasma sp. 2045, a single genomic window includes:
- the argS gene encoding arginine--tRNA ligase: MTLKEQLKQNIIGAVIELQNEDFVNKDLNVKDLVFNITQPNVPDNINIDQVVYDFSTNIAFILKNHCAIKNPIEVANKLVAKMSNSNICQKIDIAAPGFINIVLSNQLFLSTIQNVNLNPTKYGADFINKQHVNVEFVSANPTGFLHVGHARGAAYGDSLIRILRHAGYDVEAEYYVNDAGNQINVLTNSVYVRYQNLFGIDAQLPEDCYRGQDIVWCATKIKEKYGDYFLNADEVKLSELSTVAKDIMLDKIREDLGRLNVSFDTFASEKAIKEDGLIEPVLKKISKYTYKEDGALFLKTKEFGDDKDRVLIKADGNYTYFLPDIAYHELKFQKSPKLINIWGADHSGYIQRMKIAMQCLGYNPDNLDILTIQLVRLIKDGEEFKMSKRAGTAVTLQDLLDYSSADAVRFMMLTREINNKFDFDIDAANSTDVNNPVFIVQYAHSRAVSLLNRLKQEEVNDQINFTNKAKKLIIELDSFSELIKTIVSTSKVNLLTQYLINLAKSFNSFYAETKLLGHEDEATYAHLIKSVQAILALGLNLIGVSAPLSM; the protein is encoded by the coding sequence ATGACGCTAAAAGAACAGTTAAAACAAAACATCATTGGCGCAGTTATAGAGTTGCAAAATGAAGATTTTGTTAATAAGGATCTTAATGTGAAAGATTTAGTTTTTAATATCACTCAACCTAATGTTCCTGATAATATTAACATCGATCAAGTTGTTTATGACTTTAGTACAAATATTGCATTTATTTTAAAAAATCATTGTGCTATTAAAAATCCAATTGAAGTAGCAAATAAATTGGTTGCTAAAATGTCAAATTCTAATATCTGCCAAAAAATAGACATTGCTGCGCCTGGATTTATCAATATTGTTTTAAGCAATCAATTATTTTTATCAACAATACAAAACGTTAACTTAAATCCAACAAAATACGGAGCCGACTTTATTAATAAGCAACATGTTAATGTTGAATTTGTTTCGGCTAACCCAACAGGATTTTTACATGTTGGTCATGCTAGAGGCGCTGCTTATGGAGATTCTTTAATTAGAATTTTAAGACATGCTGGTTACGATGTTGAAGCCGAATATTATGTAAATGATGCAGGTAATCAAATTAATGTACTTACAAATTCGGTTTATGTAAGATATCAAAACTTATTTGGTATTGATGCACAGTTACCTGAAGATTGCTACAGAGGTCAAGATATAGTTTGATGTGCTACAAAAATTAAAGAAAAATATGGTGATTATTTCTTAAATGCTGATGAAGTTAAATTAAGTGAATTATCAACTGTAGCTAAAGATATTATGCTTGATAAAATCAGAGAAGATCTTGGTAGATTAAATGTTTCATTTGATACATTTGCTTCCGAAAAAGCAATTAAAGAAGATGGCTTAATTGAACCAGTTCTTAAAAAAATAAGCAAATACACATACAAAGAAGATGGTGCATTATTCTTAAAAACCAAAGAATTCGGCGATGATAAAGACCGTGTGCTTATCAAAGCTGATGGAAATTACACTTATTTCTTACCTGATATTGCTTATCACGAACTTAAGTTCCAAAAGTCACCTAAACTTATTAATATCTGAGGAGCAGACCATTCAGGATACATTCAAAGAATGAAAATTGCGATGCAATGTTTAGGTTACAATCCAGACAATTTAGATATATTAACTATTCAATTAGTAAGATTAATCAAAGATGGAGAAGAATTTAAAATGTCTAAAAGAGCTGGTACAGCAGTTACTTTGCAAGATCTTTTAGATTACTCTTCAGCTGATGCAGTTAGATTTATGATGCTCACTAGAGAAATCAATAATAAATTTGATTTTGATATTGATGCAGCTAACTCAACTGATGTTAATAACCCTGTATTTATAGTTCAATATGCTCACTCAAGAGCTGTATCATTATTAAATAGATTAAAACAAGAAGAGGTTAATGATCAAATTAACTTTACAAACAAAGCTAAAAAACTTATTATTGAATTAGACTCATTCTCTGAATTAATTAAAACAATTGTGTCAACTTCAAAAGTCAACTTATTAACACAATACTTAATTAATTTAGCTAAATCATTTAACAGTTTTTATGCTGAAACTAAATTATTAGGTCACGAAGATGAAGCAACATATGCTCACCTTATCAAATCAGTTCAAGCGATTTTAGCTCTTGGACTTAACTTAATTGGTGTTTCTGCACCTTTATCAATGTAA
- the rlmB gene encoding 23S rRNA (guanosine(2251)-2'-O)-methyltransferase RlmB, translated as MKKLHEKQKKYDMTTKKVGELIVYGKNSVIDCVNNKLDISEIHLTDEGSLKYFKDDNTLRGIKIVITDKKTLDEETKENHQGFKAILKSVNYKGLDDLGRLHKDNSPILVLDKIQDPHNFGAIIRTANAGGIKHIIFPKDNAAVINSTVLKVSSGGFVNMNFYRVNSLNAALTQLKKRGYWVYSTVLDEKALPYTTVEYDRPTILVVGNEGDGVSKSVLSVTDQTIYIPQRGNVQSLNVSVATGIIVFDALTKW; from the coding sequence ATGAAAAAATTACACGAAAAACAAAAAAAATATGATATGACCACTAAAAAAGTGGGAGAATTAATTGTGTATGGGAAAAATTCTGTTATTGACTGTGTCAATAATAAATTAGATATTTCTGAAATACACTTAACTGATGAAGGAAGTTTGAAGTACTTTAAAGATGATAACACTTTAAGGGGTATAAAAATTGTTATCACTGATAAGAAAACTTTAGATGAAGAAACAAAAGAAAACCATCAAGGTTTTAAAGCAATCTTAAAATCTGTTAATTACAAGGGACTAGACGATTTAGGAAGATTGCATAAGGATAATTCACCAATTCTTGTGTTGGACAAAATTCAAGATCCACATAACTTTGGTGCAATTATAAGAACAGCAAATGCTGGGGGAATTAAGCATATTATTTTCCCTAAAGATAATGCAGCTGTAATTAATTCAACTGTGTTAAAGGTTTCATCAGGTGGATTTGTAAATATGAATTTTTACAGAGTTAATAGTCTTAATGCGGCCTTAACTCAACTCAAAAAAAGAGGTTATTGAGTTTATTCAACTGTATTAGATGAAAAAGCTCTCCCATACACAACGGTGGAATACGACAGACCTACAATTTTAGTTGTAGGTAACGAAGGTGATGGTGTATCAAAAAGTGTGCTTTCAGTCACAGATCAAACAATTTATATTCCACAAAGGGGGAATGTGCAATCTTTAAATGTATCAGTAGCAACAGGTATTATTGTGTTCGATGCATTAACTAAATGATAA
- the fba gene encoding class II fructose-1,6-bisphosphate aldolase: protein MSLVNAKDMLKRAKKGKYAIPHFNINNLEWTKAILTTCQEMNSPVILGVSEGALKYIGGYETVTGLVSGLIKDLKISIPVALHLDHGSFDACVKAIESDGFTSIMFDGSHLPFAENKELTQKLVYLAQSKNMTVEAEIGSIGGEEDGVIGNGEIADIEEAKQLAAEKITVLAAGIGNIHGKYPKNWQGLNFEVLEKLSSETGLGIVLHGGSEVPLDQIQKAISLGVTKININTDLQLANHAAIREFIISNKDLEDKNYDPRKLYKPGYEAMCRVIKQKILEFGSNDKA, encoded by the coding sequence ATGTCATTAGTTAACGCAAAAGATATGCTCAAGAGAGCTAAAAAAGGTAAATACGCAATTCCTCATTTTAATATTAATAACTTAGAATGAACAAAAGCAATTCTTACAACATGTCAAGAAATGAATTCACCTGTTATTTTAGGAGTTTCAGAAGGAGCACTTAAATATATAGGTGGATATGAAACTGTAACAGGTTTAGTTTCAGGTCTTATTAAGGACTTAAAAATTTCAATTCCTGTAGCTCTTCATTTAGATCACGGTTCATTTGATGCTTGTGTTAAAGCTATTGAGTCAGATGGTTTTACTTCAATTATGTTCGATGGTTCACACCTCCCATTTGCTGAAAATAAAGAATTAACTCAAAAACTTGTTTACTTAGCTCAAAGTAAAAATATGACTGTTGAAGCTGAGATTGGTTCAATCGGTGGTGAAGAAGATGGTGTTATCGGAAACGGTGAAATTGCAGATATTGAAGAAGCTAAACAATTAGCTGCTGAAAAAATCACAGTTCTAGCAGCAGGAATCGGAAACATCCACGGTAAATATCCAAAAAACTGACAAGGTCTTAATTTTGAAGTTCTTGAAAAATTATCAAGTGAAACAGGTTTAGGAATTGTTCTTCACGGTGGTAGCGAAGTTCCACTTGACCAAATCCAAAAAGCAATCAGTTTAGGTGTTACAAAAATTAACATCAACACCGATTTACAATTAGCAAACCACGCTGCAATTAGAGAATTTATCATTAGCAACAAAGATCTTGAAGATAAAAATTATGATCCTAGAAAACTTTACAAACCTGGTTATGAAGCTATGTGTAGGGTAATTAAACAAAAAATATTAGAGTTCGGATCAAATGATAAAGCTTAG
- the rpoE gene encoding DNA-directed RNA polymerase subunit delta, with amino-acid sequence MYKTMLEIAYELVSSRPTDEFAFMEIFDTVEDELRYDWEDRFVTMNTPYEKVRERKIGELYRLLTVDKRFNRLANGNWELRNI; translated from the coding sequence ATGTACAAAACAATGTTAGAAATCGCATACGAATTAGTATCATCACGTCCAACAGACGAATTTGCATTTATGGAAATCTTTGACACTGTTGAAGACGAGTTAAGATATGACTGAGAAGACAGATTCGTTACAATGAACACACCATATGAAAAAGTTAGAGAAAGAAAAATTGGTGAGTTATACCGTTTATTAACAGTTGATAAAAGATTCAACAGACTTGCAAACGGAAACTGAGAATTAAGAAATATCTAA
- a CDS encoding class I tRNA ligase family protein, translating into MLKIYVCGPTVYNDVHIGNMRPIVTMDLILKAAKQLGIEYKFVHNITDIDDKIIKKAQEQGVAENQVSEKYGNLYLDLLKQFNVDTITDIEYVTENIDLIDNFIQRLIKSNNAYLDNEGNVWFDVIKNQNDYGIVSNQKIENMKFEDSELSSNKKSPADFALWKNTTEGVKYNVSFGEGRPGWHTECVALIEKHFGDSGLDIHGGGMDLTFPHHENENIQFYALNQKQLSNKWLRTGQINLNGIKMSKSLQNVILASDFLKNYSADYFKMILLLNSFTGLINIDENLINNVEVIFKKISKIYFLNALLNKQNNSQIKNELATEAFTYIFEQRFSDFNKLINDLIKNINKDKNTLDIATLVYIFDKLGFEFNKFDYKKYVAIYQKWQDFLAQKDYQNADKLRNELIENNLI; encoded by the coding sequence ATGTTAAAAATATATGTATGTGGACCCACAGTTTACAATGATGTTCATATAGGAAATATGAGACCGATTGTAACCATGGACTTAATTTTAAAAGCTGCAAAGCAACTAGGGATTGAATATAAATTTGTTCATAATATTACTGATATTGATGACAAGATTATCAAAAAAGCCCAAGAGCAAGGTGTTGCAGAAAATCAAGTATCGGAAAAGTATGGTAATTTATATTTAGATTTACTTAAACAATTCAATGTTGACACTATAACAGACATTGAATATGTAACCGAAAATATTGATTTAATTGATAACTTTATTCAAAGATTAATCAAATCGAATAATGCATATTTAGATAATGAAGGTAATGTTTGATTTGATGTCATAAAAAACCAAAATGACTATGGTATTGTTTCAAATCAAAAAATTGAAAACATGAAATTTGAAGATAGTGAACTTTCTTCAAATAAAAAATCACCTGCTGATTTTGCTTTATGAAAAAACACAACTGAGGGTGTTAAATACAATGTTTCTTTTGGTGAAGGTAGACCAGGATGGCACACAGAATGTGTTGCCTTAATTGAAAAACATTTTGGAGATTCTGGTTTAGATATTCACGGAGGAGGGATGGACTTAACATTCCCACACCATGAAAATGAAAATATTCAATTCTATGCTTTAAATCAAAAACAGCTTTCAAATAAATGATTAAGAACAGGTCAAATTAATTTAAATGGAATTAAGATGTCTAAGTCATTACAAAACGTAATTTTAGCTTCCGACTTTCTTAAAAATTATTCAGCTGACTATTTTAAAATGATTTTATTATTAAACTCATTTACAGGCTTGATCAATATTGATGAGAATTTAATTAATAATGTTGAAGTGATTTTCAAGAAAATTAGCAAAATTTACTTCTTAAATGCACTATTAAACAAACAAAACAATTCACAAATTAAAAATGAATTGGCTACAGAAGCATTCACATATATTTTTGAGCAGAGATTTTCTGACTTTAATAAACTTATTAATGATCTAATTAAAAATATTAATAAAGACAAAAACACCTTGGACATAGCTACATTAGTATATATTTTTGATAAGTTAGGTTTTGAATTTAATAAATTCGATTATAAAAAATATGTTGCAATTTATCAAAAATGACAAGATTTTTTAGCTCAAAAAGATTATCAAAATGCTGACAAATTAAGAAACGAATTGATTGAAAATAATTTAATATAG
- a CDS encoding thermonuclease family protein has protein sequence MKFKKLSLFSSFAILPVATTLSISCGNKNDVPKELSNPINNANGELIQKLETVKTNYSTDNNLVELVDGYKNKIKSNSTNQDLLTQAGNVVKVFDSANEMTAEIRHQWFLGSKTYNNLTETSRFLRQTYANEQNLIESLNKIDVNLEDYKSKLFLAFASQQEMDYLSSLNLQTSLGFSTTIKKSLPQNYAVVDMSGIVDGDTLYGVYMNLVSGIQPGTQSTNRRNGKSLGLRSRGIDTPETDKGSNSDELASKENYWAHISKKYYVEQVQSHGFFFYFNKLKEDDYGRWVVLLYPDERKNPDLEFGNQLIRAGLARVAYITLDPSDTKFYAETEEEQTMYHTIKNSQNYAKENRLGFWVDPIEDVFYKNPRKNW, from the coding sequence ATGAAATTTAAAAAATTATCTTTATTCAGTTCATTTGCGATTTTACCAGTCGCTACTACATTATCTATTTCGTGTGGTAATAAAAACGATGTTCCAAAAGAACTATCGAATCCTATTAATAATGCAAATGGTGAACTTATCCAGAAACTAGAAACAGTTAAAACTAATTATTCAACTGACAATAATTTGGTTGAATTAGTTGACGGCTACAAAAATAAAATAAAATCAAACAGTACTAATCAAGATTTATTAACTCAAGCAGGAAATGTTGTAAAAGTTTTTGATAGTGCTAATGAAATGACTGCTGAAATTAGACATCAATGATTTTTAGGTTCAAAAACGTATAACAATTTAACTGAAACATCAAGATTTTTAAGACAAACTTATGCAAATGAGCAAAACTTAATTGAATCGCTTAATAAAATTGATGTAAATTTAGAAGATTATAAAAGTAAATTATTTTTAGCTTTTGCTAGTCAGCAAGAGATGGATTACTTATCATCATTAAATTTACAAACAAGTTTAGGTTTTAGCACAACAATTAAAAAATCATTGCCACAAAACTATGCTGTTGTCGACATGTCGGGAATTGTTGATGGCGACACATTATATGGTGTATATATGAATTTAGTTAGTGGTATTCAACCAGGAACTCAATCAACTAATCGTCGTAATGGTAAAAGTCTAGGATTAAGATCTAGAGGAATCGATACTCCCGAAACAGATAAAGGTTCAAATTCAGATGAATTAGCTTCAAAAGAAAATTATTGAGCTCATATTTCTAAAAAATACTACGTAGAACAAGTTCAATCACATGGTTTCTTCTTCTACTTTAATAAGTTAAAAGAAGATGATTATGGAAGATGAGTTGTACTCTTATATCCAGATGAAAGAAAAAATCCTGATTTAGAGTTTGGAAACCAGCTTATTAGAGCAGGTTTAGCTAGAGTTGCTTACATTACATTAGACCCTTCAGATACAAAATTCTACGCAGAAACTGAAGAAGAACAAACAATGTATCACACAATTAAGAATTCTCAAAATTATGCAAAAGAAAATAGATTAGGTTTCTGAGTTGACCCAATCGAAGATGTATTTTATAAGAACCCTAGAAAGAACTGATAA